Proteins from a single region of Budorcas taxicolor isolate Tak-1 chromosome 11, Takin1.1, whole genome shotgun sequence:
- the LOC128056004 gene encoding olfactory receptor 1L4-like, with protein sequence MGPPNPDQEVKDIDMKNYSSSISGFILLGISSNPQMQKPLFAVFLIMYLITLVGNGLIIMAIHSDSRLHTPMYFFLSNLSFMDICFTTVIVPNMLVNLLSETKFISYVGCLVQMYFSMALGNTDSYLLASMAIDRLVAICNPFHYGVVMSPRRCLLLLLGSCTISHLHSMLRVLLMSRLSFCASHVIKHFFCDTQPVLKLSCSDTSASQMVVMTETLAVIATPFLCILFSYLRIIVTVLQIPSAAGKWKAFSTCGSHLTVVAFFYGSVIYVYFRPLSMYSVVKGRVATVMYTIVTPMLNPFIYSLRNKDMKRGLRKLRGRIHS encoded by the coding sequence ATGGGGCCTCCAAACCCTGACCAAGAGGTCAAGGACATCGATATGAAGAACTacagcagcagcatctcaggCTTTATCCTCCTGGGCATCTCTTCCAACCCCCAGATGCAGAAACCCCTCTTTGCTGTCTTCCTCATCATGTACCTGATCACCTTGGTGGGGAATGGACTCATCATCATGGCCATCCACTCTGACTCCCGGCTCCACACCCCTATGTACTTTTTCCTCAGCAACCTGTCCTTCATGGATATCTGCTTCACAACAGTCATTGTCCCCAACATGCTGGTGAACTTACTCTCAGAGACAAAATTCATCTCCTATGTGGGCTGTCTGGTCCAGATGTACTTCTCCATGGCCTTGGGGAACACTGACAGCTACCTGCTGGCCTCGATGGCCATAGACCGGCTGGTAGCCATCTGCAACCCCTTCCATTATGGTGTGGTCATGAGCCCACGGCGTTGCCTCCTCCTGTTGCTGGGTTCATGCACCATCTCTCACCTGCACTCCATGCTGCGTGTGCTACTCATGTCCCGCCTGTCTTTCTGTGCCTCCCATGTCATCAAGCACTTCTTTTGTGATACCCAGCCGGTGCTCAAGCTCTCCTGCTCTGACACTTCAGCCAGCCAGATGGTGGTCATGACCGAGACGCTGGCTGTCATTGCCACCCCTTTCCTGTGCATTCTCTTCTCCTACCTGAGAATCATCGTCACTGTGCTCCAAATCCCCTCTGCGGCTGGGAAGTGgaaggccttctccacctgtggcTCCCACCTCACCGTGGTGGCTTTCTTCTATGGGAGTGTCATCTATGTCTACTTCAGGCCACTGTCCATGTACTCAGTGGTGAAGGGCCGGGTAGCCACAGTTATGTACACAATAGTGACACCCATGTTGAACCCTTtcatctacagcctgaggaacaaAGATATGAAGAGGGGTCTAAGGAAATTAAGGGGCAGAATTCACTCATAG